The window gtgtgctgtgtgctacaccaaggggacacactctgcgtcactatatcatggaatgtcctctcattgctaaatttaggccacaaggtcagcatgacttgtacagcctcattgaccatctcctagactctgccaccctcagggatatactcagggaatatcctcagtttgctcccagactgtaggatgtcttaggcaataaggtgtacaatatgtgtatttatttattgaaatacttgtatttttgttgtgtatgctgtccagagttatgtttgtgatactttaacctgaagtctttgcccagggggtgggtagCAAGGcccgtcttcctcctttgttgtaattatttatcaattcaacaataaatgtatcaatcaatcaatcaatcactcttCCCGGGCCATTGTTTCCGAGTGCCGTTGTGGTGGCAGAAACTCACGCCGAGAACTGTCATTCCCATATGGAGCCGCTCAATGCCGAGCGGTTGCGGGGGACTGCCGAGTCGCGAATTTGCGGCCGCGCGGCGAGTTGGCAACTTGGTATCAgtgtttaggtagactcggaaGGGgaaggtggtgtggtagtgCTCTGCGTTGTTTTAGCCATGCGGCAAacgtttttacttttactttttattactcTTCCGATATCTGTGGTACTATGGTTTGTCAACGCCTTCGTGTCGTCAACAATAGGCGGTAAGTAGCCAAAGGCTCAAAAACCGTAATATTTACTTACAGCAGGTGAAAGGCAATCTACATAGACATTTTAATGTACAGCGAAGCCACATAAAAGCGTCGCCTATACACAAAGTCCCATAGAGAGGCTTAGTAGCTTGACTTGAGGGAGGTTAGAGAGGTGGTTCCTGACCACCAATGACTAAATGCTTGGTAAACCCTGACGGAGGCTCCCAAGCTCATGCGGGGAGGCAAGCGTGGCAGATGGCAGTGCACCACCACGGTATCAGTATACTtatggtggtgagtgttgaTGCATGGTATTTATCAAGTTATGCAGACATAAAGTATTTTAGTGCTTAAATATTTGGAACATTTCTGCATCTATGTATGTTCACAATATGGGTCACattagaaaaacaatgaaaactaaaaagaattCTGACTGCCTTAGATAACATTCAAACATTCATCCATACAAGACAATTTTTCAGTGGGGCATTAACATCTTACCTCTATCAAAGTTTCATTGTATGTAGACCAATTTCAGACAAAGTAAAGGTAATTCTATGCTTGTGTTAGGTGAAACCTTTATAGGTTCCATAGTCATCTCTCAGTAGTTCAATAGGTAAGAAAAGTCTGTCTGGGCAAAGGTATAACCAATCATTCACAACACAACTTGCACATTGCATAACTCTTATTATAACCCTTGTACTTCTGCCATTAAGGCAGAGGCACAGACTGCATGGTCGTCACCCTGGGCAGTGCCATGCTTCACAACCCATAGTTTAGATGCTCATTCCCCTATCCCCCACATGAACCTGGGGAATGCTGCTCAATATTACAGCCCCTAGTGTGGATGTTGCTTAATGTTAATGATCTCAAAAGCataaaattattgttatttaattCCTGACATGGATAAGTGTGTATTACCAGCAGATTATTGCTTTCTTGGTTTTGAGGCCTTGCTGGATTCACTATTTTGCCAAGACCAGTCACTGTCATGACATTCTGTGTTGTTAATGTTAGTGTACTTAGATCACAAGTGAAAGATTTTGTTTCTAGTTCCTGGACACAATGTGGacctttgcaaccttctgttttttCCTGTGTTACCTAGCAATCAGTAGTTAGGTGCTACATTGTATGGGTCAGATTTTGCACTGAGATAAAATAGTATTTGTATAATTCATCCATCGAATGTGTATTATATTTTTACAGTCATGAATAAACTTCTCTGCAAACAATGCTGATAATGACCATACCAAATTATTAATTATgtggaatgagaaaaaatatatataaattaaaatTTTTAGACAAGTTTGGGTGAGGAAACATTTGCAGTACTTGATATGACACAAGACATAAAGTAATGTTAGCTTGGGGTTGGCAACACTATCAATTGATAACTTGGTGATGggaagtagcaacagcagccaCTGACATGTATATTTCTTGTTATCAGGGTTGGCATGTATTTTTTGGGCTTATTCAAATGGTGGCTCTCTTTCCTCATAGATAACCAAATATGACTCATTGTGAATGATGGGTACTCTGACTTCAACAACCAGAGGGATGTGAAATAGGAAGCCTAGGTATAGATGAGATAAGTTAGAATCATTGAtagaagatatgataaaaagatTAGATGGGCATGTGTTCCTTAGCTGAAGTGGGTCTGATAATCTGTCTTTGGTCTTGCCTTCATGTGTAGTTTGCTCAGCTATGCCAGTGTGGCAGCACACTTATTTTGTTTGTCCAGAGACTAACAGATGGATTCATAACGTGTCAAGATTTTGCCAGTGATTGATGATATTAATAAGAATCAATGCTTGAATCACTAAGTAAGCAGATGAAAAATTGATAAGTTACAAAGAATAGAATGTGGTTTTCTGATTATCTCTTGTAGCTTTGGTTGAGATCTCCCCCACTCAGCTTTTTTAGATAGGAAATTAACGTCAACAGCAGTGTTGTAAGCTATATGTGTACCTTTACATTGGTATGCTTGTAGTGAATAAAATATTATAGATGTGAGATGAAAAATATTGAGAATAAAATTATTGTATAAGAAAATTACTTTCTTAGTCATAGATTTTGTCATTAtgatttattgctattattttttttatttaggaagTGTCATAGAGCCCTCTAGATGGCTCAGTGCCACACTGCTGCCTGTGATAGTGGCATGGTGGGGTCTCAGGAAAAAGTCCCTGTCATTTAGTggtgctgtgtgtggtgagtccaagaaaagttttaaaaagatatttttttattaaatgtgCCATATAAATTGATATTACTCAgtcttgtatttttattctccATTGGATCAGCCAAAGCAATAATTAACTTCTCAACCTTGATTACTAGATCTGCAAACcattatttaatttaatttcatgTTTCCTGACAAGTGCTAATAATTCAAGTCATGTATCAGAGTTTGGGTACTGCAAACTTTTCATCGATTAGAGATATACATATCATCTTTTAAAACATACTAGTGAAGCATCTGTATgtcaatctatccatctacctatttattttcatctacctttctATTCTCAGGtcttgttgttggttttctatTAACGCTGGGAAGTTATGTCTTCTTCGTcaatcttcttatcttttttgtgTCATCGTCCAAAGCAACAAAATACAAGTCTGCTATGAAGAGAAAACTTGAAAATGATCATAAAGAAGGTAAAATATAAGAACTACTATCTGGAACCATACTTTGTAGCTATTAGGTAGTACTGTACTTCATCTGTGTAACAGACTTTTTAGCCATAGTGGGAAGGATAAGCATTACTAGCTATGAGTTGTAATTATGGAATAGTAGACAGTAAATGAAAATTGATTTAAAGATATGATAGAGTAGACAACAATGAAATTTAAGTTTTCATATGTGTCATTCCTCTTATTGATAATGATATTCTATTTTCAGGTGGTGAAAGGAACTGGGTGCAGGTGATGTGCAATGGAGGTGTGGCCAGTCTCATAGCTTGGTTCTATATTGTGGATTGTGGGTGTGGTGAAAACCCAGTGGATCTCATCTATAGCTACCGATGTTCTTGGCTTAGTGTGGCAGTCTTAGGTttgtaaaagaaaactaaaacatgTTCATGAATCTTAGTGTTTGATGGTATACTGAAATTTACagcataaggaaagaaaataagaaatacataTTGACAAATGTCTTGTAaagaatttacacacacacacacacacacacacgcacaccgtgtagtgtagtggttagcacgctcaactcacaatcgagagggcccgggtttgagtcccaggaagcggtgagccaaatgggcaagcctcttaatgtgtagcccttattcacctaacagtaaataggtacgggatgtaactcgaggggttgtggcctcgctttctcggtgtgtgaagtgtgttgtggtctcagtcctacctgaagatcggtctatgagctctgagctcgctctgtaatggggaagactggctgggtgaccagcaggcaacacacgcatacacacagacacacacacacacacacacacacacacacacacacacacacacacacacacacacacacacacacacacacacacacacacacacacacacacacacacacacacacacacacacacacacacacacacacacacacacacacacacacacacacacacacacacacacacacacacacacacacacacacacacacacacacacacacacacacacacacacacacacacacacacacacacacacacacaagtttttaaattgatcaacagaatggaccaagtggataatgagaaactgatcctgagagaagaatatgacatccgaagcacaagatcgcatagtaaaaagctgagaaaaggaagatgtctgagagttgttaaaaaatatagtttcccacaaagatgtattgagacatggaacagtttaaatgaagaaatagtgtctgcaacgagtgtgcatacttttaaagtaagattggataagtgtagatatggagacggggccacacgagcataaagcccaggccctttaaaactacaactaggtaaatacacacacaccacgtagtgcagtggttagcacgctcgactcacaattgagaaggccgggttcgagtaccagttcggcaaggcaaatgggcaagcctcttaatgtgtggcccttgttcatcTAGCGGTAAAttggtacaggatgtaacttgaggggttgtggcctcgctttcccggtgtgtggagtgtgttgtggtctcagtcctacccgaagatcggtctatgagctctgagctcactccgtaatggggaagactggtgcgtggagtgtgttgtggtcttagtcctacctgaagatcggtctatgagctctgagctcactccgtaatggggaagactggctggatgaccagtagacgacctaggtgaattacacacacacacacacacacacacacacacacacacacacacacacacacacacacacacacacacacacacacacacacacacacacacacacacacacgacctagactagaatatgcaacAGTGGTATGGTCGCCATATAGGCAGAAAGATATCTAGAAACTAAAAAGGATACAAAGGACTGCTACAATGATGgtccctgaaataaaagatcttccctatgaagaaagactgaaggagatggagctactaactttgaaggatagaggggaaagaggagacttaATGACGatgtatggagaagatagatagacaagacctggtaataCTGACGtagcagggagacagacaaacaagtggacattccaagaaaatcatgaaaagtcagtgtcataggaatatcaagaagttcagttttcctcataggacagtagacatctggaatagattaagtgaagagattgtaatagcagaaagtgtgcacaaatttaaggagaagttagataaatgtagatatgtagACAGATCACTATGAACCCCGCTCGAACCTTGTAACATGCAACTAGGTAAAAATACACAAGATCATGAAACGTCAGTGTCTGAGAAACATTAAGAAATTAAGTTTTCCACGTAGGATGGTGTACATCTGGAATAGATTAAGTgatgagattgtaacagcagaaagtgtgcacaaatttaagggaaagttagataaatgtagatatggagacaggtcactatgagctccactcaaaccctgtaacatacaactatataaaacaactaggtaaatacacacacacacacgcacgcacacgcacgcacacacacacacacacacacacacacacacacacacacacacacacacacacacacacacacacatgcacacgcacacgcacatacacacacacatacacacacacacactcatatatatatatatatatatatatatatatatatatatatatatatatatatatatatatatatatatatatattttaatgtaGTTAATTGTGTGCAAACTTTGAAGAAGAGTTTGCACACATTTGCAATCCCCAGGGATTTACAAGAAGATTTTCAGGGCTACTTAGAGGCTAatctaataattttctttacagTACCATTGCATAATGAGCTAGTGGCTGTCACTAGATTAACATTCTGTTCTATGTCACATTACTGGGGcatcgggtagatggtcttataatttACGGgtgttcttaacgagaaaaaggttgagaaaccctGGCCTAAACTACTGCAGAGTTTCTTCACTCTTCCAGGAGCTTTATCTTGTTGCAATGGAGATACTTGGGCTTCAGAATTTGGAGCAGTCCTGAGCTTCGGAGATCCCCTGCTCATCACCAACTTGCAGTCCGTTCCAAGAGGTAGGTAATTTGGAGAATAGATATGTCCTGTCTAATATTTATCTACCAACTGTTAGGTCACTCACAGATGCTTAAAGTTTTCCATTTGATTGGTTATCTAGGTCTCTTGTGAATTGTAGTACCTTCATTAACTCATTTTGCAACCTTCGATAGGTGAAACTGGAAGAATACATCTCTCACTTAAGATTTTGGTAGAGTAATGGTAATTTCTATGGAAATGACAGTAGCATTACTTCTTTTAGAGTCACTGTGcatctactattactatgaaAAAACTTCATAGATCTGTATCAGCAAGTGGTTTTGCTGTATGCTTTGtcctgttgctttttttttgtagttcatTGTGtactaatataaataataagttAGTTTTGATCTTACTTGATCCCTGGAAAAATTGAGTTACCCAGCATTATTAGATGTATGTGTCTaaaagtttttttgttttgtgacattattgttatttaattttttttttttttttttttttttttcaggaaccaATGGAGGAGTGAGCCTCATTGGGCTGCTGGTGAGCATTTTGGGAGGTTTGTTGGTAGGAATTGGGCATTACCTGACACTGTTGATGCTGGTGTCCACTCCAGTGATGATTGCTGCCCCTCCTCAGTGGCCCATTGTGTTGGTGGGTGCTGCAGGGGGCCTTCTTGGGAGTCTCATTGATTCTTTGCTGGGAGCTACAATGCAGTATTCAGGTGAGATGATACCTATCTCGTAGATTTAAGAGTGAAAAATGTATTTTTAagcaatatttttgttttttttgtatttccatgaTTCAGAAATGTTAAAATATGACTAAAATGAAATTTATTTGAATATGTTCTTTGTATAGATTTTTGTTGAAATGGTTCTCTAAGAGCTTTCTTTTTGCCTTCACAATTACTGTATGTAAAAAATTCATGATTAAtatatgtga is drawn from Portunus trituberculatus isolate SZX2019 chromosome 44, ASM1759143v1, whole genome shotgun sequence and contains these coding sequences:
- the LOC123518982 gene encoding transmembrane protein 19-like isoform X3, producing the protein MRQTFLLLLFITLPISVVLWFVNAFVSSTIGGLVVGFLLTLGSYVFFVNLLIFFVSSSKATKYKSAMKRKLENDHKEGGERNWVQVMCNGGVASLIAWFYIVDCGCGENPVDLIYSYRCSWLSVAVLGALSCCNGDTWASEFGAVLSFGDPLLITNLQSVPRGTNGGVSLIGLLVSILGGLLVGIGHYLTLLMLVSTPVMIAAPPQWPIVLVGAAGGLLGSLIDSLLGATMQYSGITSEGKIVERPGENVKHISGAHILDNHAVNLISSLLTAIFLPRVALLIM
- the LOC123518982 gene encoding transmembrane protein 19-like isoform X2, with the translated sequence MLESLRSVIEPSRWLSATLLPVIVAWWGLRKKSLSFSGAVCGLVVGFLLTLGSYVFFVNLLIFFVSSSKATKYKSAMKRKLENDHKEGGERNWVQVMCNGGVASLIAWFYIVDCGCGENPVDLIYSYRCSWLSVAVLGALSCCNGDTWASEFGAVLSFGDPLLITNLQSVPRGTNGGVSLIGLLVSILGGLLVGIGHYLTLLMLVSTPVMIAAPPQWPIVLVGAAGGLLGSLIDSLLGATMQYSGITSEGKIVERPGENVKHISGAHILDNHAVNLISSLLTAIFLPRVALLIM
- the LOC123518982 gene encoding transmembrane protein 19-like isoform X1 — encoded protein: MRQTFLLLLFITLPISVVLWFVNAFVSSTIGGSVIEPSRWLSATLLPVIVAWWGLRKKSLSFSGAVCGLVVGFLLTLGSYVFFVNLLIFFVSSSKATKYKSAMKRKLENDHKEGGERNWVQVMCNGGVASLIAWFYIVDCGCGENPVDLIYSYRCSWLSVAVLGALSCCNGDTWASEFGAVLSFGDPLLITNLQSVPRGTNGGVSLIGLLVSILGGLLVGIGHYLTLLMLVSTPVMIAAPPQWPIVLVGAAGGLLGSLIDSLLGATMQYSGITSEGKIVERPGENVKHISGAHILDNHAVNLISSLLTAIFLPRVALLIM